The following coding sequences are from one Burkholderia stabilis window:
- the paaH gene encoding 3-hydroxyacyl-CoA dehydrogenase PaaH gives MAVSSAQSVNSGALAPSAVVGVIGAGAMGAGIAQVAAAAGHTVLLYDLSESACDKALAGIRAQFARLAEKGRLEPAQAEAAGNRIRAVRALADFAGAALVVEAAAERLDVKREIFATLERHVDDACLLATNTSSISITSIAAGLRVPQRVAGLHFFNPAPLMALVEVVSGLATAPEVAQALYATAAAWGKKPVMAKSTPGFIVNRVARPYYAEALRVLNEQGGAPASIDAVMREAGGFRMGPFELMDLIGHDVNFAVTESVFRAYFNDPRYTPSLIQQELVNAGFLGRKSGRGFYSYADGATPPAPDLEPPRDAPADVALYAQDGPAAALHARFAERIAIARQAGAHPDGLLAQAGRASIALTDGRTATARAAQTGVADLVLVDLARDYAQAGLVALTRALQCSDAAYADAVGLFQQAGFRVVGVADVPGMVVMRTVAMLANEAADTVNQGVCSPADLDLAMEKGVNYPCGPLAWADAIGIGRVHRVLSNLAASYGEDRYRVSPRLAALHAAGRTFRS, from the coding sequence ATGGCTGTTTCCTCTGCACAATCGGTGAACTCGGGCGCGCTGGCGCCGTCGGCCGTCGTCGGCGTGATCGGCGCCGGCGCGATGGGCGCGGGCATTGCGCAGGTCGCGGCGGCGGCCGGCCATACGGTGCTGCTGTACGACCTGAGCGAATCGGCCTGCGACAAGGCGTTGGCGGGCATCCGCGCACAGTTCGCGCGGCTTGCGGAAAAAGGCCGGCTCGAACCGGCGCAGGCCGAGGCTGCCGGCAACCGGATCCGCGCGGTGCGTGCGCTGGCCGACTTCGCGGGCGCCGCGCTGGTCGTGGAGGCGGCGGCCGAGCGGCTCGACGTGAAGCGCGAGATCTTCGCGACGCTCGAACGCCATGTCGACGACGCGTGCCTGCTGGCGACCAACACGTCGTCGATCTCGATCACGTCGATCGCGGCCGGGCTGCGCGTGCCGCAGCGCGTCGCCGGCCTGCATTTCTTCAACCCGGCGCCATTGATGGCGCTCGTCGAGGTGGTCAGCGGGCTCGCCACCGCTCCGGAAGTCGCGCAAGCGCTTTATGCGACCGCCGCCGCGTGGGGCAAGAAGCCCGTGATGGCGAAATCGACGCCGGGCTTCATCGTGAACCGCGTCGCGCGGCCGTATTACGCCGAGGCGCTGCGCGTGCTGAACGAGCAGGGCGGCGCGCCGGCATCGATCGATGCCGTGATGCGCGAGGCCGGCGGTTTCCGGATGGGGCCGTTCGAGCTGATGGACCTGATCGGCCATGACGTGAACTTCGCGGTGACCGAATCGGTGTTCCGCGCGTACTTCAACGATCCGCGCTACACGCCGTCGCTGATCCAGCAGGAGCTCGTGAACGCGGGCTTTCTGGGGCGCAAGTCGGGCCGCGGCTTCTATTCGTATGCGGACGGCGCGACGCCGCCCGCGCCCGATCTCGAACCGCCGCGCGATGCGCCGGCCGACGTCGCGCTGTACGCGCAGGACGGCCCGGCTGCCGCGCTGCACGCGCGCTTCGCCGAACGCATCGCGATCGCGCGGCAGGCCGGCGCGCATCCGGACGGCCTGCTTGCGCAGGCCGGCCGCGCGTCGATCGCGCTGACCGACGGCCGCACCGCGACCGCGCGCGCCGCGCAAACCGGCGTGGCCGATCTCGTACTCGTCGACCTTGCGCGCGATTACGCGCAGGCCGGGCTCGTCGCGCTGACGCGCGCGCTCCAGTGCAGCGACGCCGCCTATGCGGACGCGGTCGGCCTGTTCCAGCAGGCGGGTTTTCGCGTCGTCGGTGTCGCGGACGTGCCGGGGATGGTCGTGATGCGCACCGTCGCGATGCTCGCGAACGAGGCGGCCGACACGGTCAACCAGGGCGTGTGCTCGCCCGCCGATCTCGATCTCGCGATGGAGAAGGGCGTGAACTACCCGTGCGGCCCGCTCGCGTGGGCCGATGCGATCGGCATCGGCCGCGTGCATCGCGTGCTGTCGAACCTGGCGGCGAGCTACGGCGAGGACCGCTATCGCGTGTCGCCGCGCCTTGCCGCACTGCATGCGGCCGGCCGCACGTTCCGGTCGTAG
- a CDS encoding calcium:proton antiporter codes for MPLSSNQLPRWTLVAPLAAWLVLALSRAVPAEGFVIALFAVALAGAVFAAVHHAEVVAHRVGEPFGTLVLAVAVTVIEVALIVSVMLGAGPEKSGLARDTVFAAVMIICNGIVGICLLVGAWKHGEQDFQGRGASKALAVLASLSVLSLVMPNYLSAAPGPFFSKSQLAFAGVSSLVLYGAFVFVQTVRHRDYFLAAHDSANESVHAAAPSTRTAIISMILLFVSLVAVVLLAKLLSPAVEHAVMKLGAPEAAVGIVIAALVLLPEGLAAVTAARANRLQTSMNLALGSALASIGLTIPTVAAVFIWVGQPLTLGIGPMETVLLALTLLVSTLTLSQGRTTVLHGVVHLSLFAAYLFLSITH; via the coding sequence ATGCCGCTCTCGTCCAACCAGCTCCCGCGCTGGACCCTCGTGGCCCCGCTTGCCGCGTGGCTGGTACTCGCGCTGTCGCGCGCAGTGCCGGCCGAAGGCTTCGTGATCGCGCTGTTCGCCGTCGCGCTCGCCGGCGCCGTGTTCGCCGCCGTCCACCATGCCGAAGTCGTGGCCCACCGCGTCGGCGAACCGTTCGGCACGCTCGTGCTCGCGGTCGCCGTGACCGTCATCGAAGTTGCGCTGATCGTATCGGTGATGCTCGGCGCGGGCCCCGAGAAATCGGGCCTCGCACGTGACACCGTGTTCGCCGCCGTGATGATCATCTGCAACGGCATCGTCGGCATCTGCCTGCTGGTCGGCGCGTGGAAACACGGCGAGCAGGACTTCCAGGGGCGCGGCGCGAGCAAGGCGCTCGCGGTGCTGGCGTCGCTGTCCGTGCTGTCGCTCGTGATGCCGAACTACCTGAGCGCCGCGCCGGGCCCGTTCTTTTCGAAATCGCAGCTCGCGTTTGCCGGCGTGTCGTCGCTCGTGCTGTACGGCGCATTCGTGTTCGTGCAGACCGTGCGCCACCGCGACTACTTCCTCGCCGCGCACGACAGCGCAAACGAGTCGGTGCACGCCGCGGCGCCGAGCACGCGTACCGCCATCATCAGCATGATTCTGTTGTTCGTGAGCCTCGTCGCGGTCGTGCTGCTCGCGAAGCTGCTGTCGCCGGCCGTCGAGCATGCGGTGATGAAGCTCGGCGCGCCCGAAGCCGCGGTCGGCATCGTGATCGCCGCGCTCGTACTGCTGCCGGAAGGGCTCGCGGCCGTCACCGCCGCGCGCGCGAATCGCCTGCAGACCAGCATGAACCTTGCGCTCGGTTCGGCGCTCGCGAGCATCGGGCTCACGATCCCGACCGTCGCGGCCGTGTTCATCTGGGTCGGCCAGCCGCTCACGCTCGGCATCGGGCCGATGGAAACCGTGCTGCTGGCGCTCACCTTGCTGGTCAGCACGCTGACGCTCAGCCAGGGGCGCACGACGGTGCTGCACGGTGTCGTGCACCTGTCGCTGTTCGCCGCCTACCTGTTCCTGTCGATTACCCACTGA
- a CDS encoding LysM peptidoglycan-binding domain-containing protein, translating to MKKLLGAVAFLVVLVGVWIVHQGGLSSLLPSHDAAPSSTSAQSGDAGQPAQPSPSANVLPAGFTPQASALKSIAENGIVRISVQNPSEPFFGEAKGAPHGFNVEFARLLFADPSFSHGGKPIVVDTRHEVDTYPGVPKQLLDTDAKGNHVVDVAMDGLTFPDNTPAGVVYSVPYVDDFGYSLIVRQGSAIRSTDDLAGKTVGILKGDPDVRAFVTRQYPNVRFVEVDDSDPAFIAKSIDGHTVDAFIYDYPFAVSSIKDTDLKFAVTKLDGSNIAYKIGVRADDQDLLIYLNAAIAKLKQSPQYLDLLRKYFVSDQAVTTAAASGEHTYVVKAGDTLNMIAASKLGSGQRYREIQRRNNLANPNLILAGQHLVIPVR from the coding sequence ATGAAAAAACTTCTCGGCGCAGTAGCGTTTCTGGTGGTGCTCGTCGGCGTATGGATCGTGCATCAGGGCGGCCTGTCGTCGCTGCTTCCCTCGCACGACGCGGCGCCGTCCTCGACGTCGGCGCAGTCGGGCGACGCAGGCCAGCCCGCGCAGCCGTCGCCGTCGGCCAATGTGCTGCCGGCCGGCTTCACGCCGCAGGCCAGCGCGCTGAAATCGATTGCCGAAAACGGCATCGTGCGGATCTCGGTGCAGAACCCGAGCGAGCCGTTCTTCGGCGAGGCCAAGGGCGCGCCGCACGGCTTCAACGTCGAATTCGCGCGGCTGCTGTTCGCGGACCCGTCGTTCTCTCACGGTGGCAAACCGATCGTCGTCGATACGCGTCACGAGGTCGACACGTACCCGGGCGTGCCGAAGCAACTGCTCGACACGGACGCGAAAGGCAATCACGTCGTCGACGTGGCGATGGACGGGCTGACGTTCCCGGACAACACGCCGGCGGGCGTCGTCTATTCGGTGCCGTATGTCGACGATTTCGGCTATTCGCTGATCGTGCGGCAAGGGTCCGCGATCCGCTCGACCGACGATCTCGCCGGCAAGACGGTCGGCATCCTGAAGGGCGACCCCGACGTGCGCGCGTTCGTCACGCGCCAGTATCCGAACGTCCGGTTCGTCGAAGTCGACGATTCCGATCCGGCCTTCATCGCGAAGAGCATCGACGGCCATACGGTCGACGCGTTCATCTACGACTATCCGTTCGCGGTCAGCTCGATCAAGGACACCGACCTGAAATTCGCGGTGACCAAGCTCGACGGTTCGAACATCGCGTACAAGATCGGCGTGCGCGCCGACGACCAGGATCTGCTGATCTACCTGAACGCCGCGATCGCGAAGCTCAAGCAGTCGCCGCAGTATCTCGACCTGCTGCGCAAGTACTTCGTCAGCGACCAGGCGGTGACGACCGCGGCCGCGTCGGGTGAACACACGTACGTGGTGAAGGCGGGCGATACGCTGAACATGATCGCGGCGAGCAAGCTCGGCAGCGGCCAGCGCTATCGCGAGATCCAGCGCCGCAACAACCTGGCCAATCCGAACCTGATCCTGGCCGGCCAGCACCTGGTGATTCCGGTCCGGTAG
- a CDS encoding amidohydrolase family protein, with protein sequence MTRGAAGTPLNACDCHIHIYDDAYPLAPTATFRPPRAPVAAYRRVQQALGLARVVVVQPTGYGFDNRCTLDALAAFGPHARGVATLPVDVPDVELERLHAAGVRGVRFMMLAGGVARWDELETMAARIAPLGWHIDLQLDGRTLPDVEPLLATLPSRVMIDHTGKFLVPVTLDAPSFVALQRLLDRGHAWVKLSAPYETSQVGAPGYDDVARLASVLAREHAARCVWGTNWPHPNASPLPDDVRLLGWLHDCTADDALSRAILVDNPAVLYGFDTHQPA encoded by the coding sequence ATGACGCGCGGCGCGGCCGGCACGCCGCTGAACGCGTGCGATTGCCACATCCATATCTACGACGACGCGTACCCACTTGCGCCGACGGCGACGTTCCGTCCTCCGCGGGCGCCGGTGGCTGCGTATCGCCGCGTGCAGCAGGCGCTCGGCCTCGCACGCGTGGTGGTGGTGCAGCCGACCGGTTACGGTTTCGACAACCGCTGCACGCTCGACGCGCTGGCGGCGTTCGGTCCGCATGCGCGGGGCGTTGCGACGTTGCCGGTCGACGTGCCCGACGTGGAACTGGAGCGGCTGCACGCCGCGGGTGTACGAGGCGTGCGGTTCATGATGCTGGCGGGTGGCGTGGCGAGATGGGACGAACTGGAAACGATGGCGGCGCGAATCGCGCCGCTCGGTTGGCACATCGACTTGCAGCTCGACGGCCGGACATTGCCCGATGTCGAACCGCTGCTGGCCACGCTGCCGTCACGCGTCATGATCGACCATACGGGGAAGTTTCTCGTGCCTGTCACACTCGACGCACCGTCGTTCGTCGCGCTGCAGCGGCTGCTCGATCGCGGCCACGCGTGGGTGAAGCTGTCGGCGCCTTACGAGACGTCGCAGGTCGGCGCGCCCGGCTACGACGACGTCGCGCGCCTCGCATCGGTGCTGGCGCGCGAACATGCAGCGCGATGCGTGTGGGGTACGAACTGGCCGCACCCGAACGCATCGCCGTTGCCCGACGATGTCCGCCTGCTCGGCTGGCTGCACGATTGCACGGCAGACGACGCGCTCAGCCGGGCGATTCTGGTCGACAATCCGGCTGTCCTCTACGGGTTCGATACGCATCAGCCTGCGTGA
- a CDS encoding hydroxyacid dehydrogenase, giving the protein MTRVFVTHPSGMLDHYFGATALRGLQAIADVTCNPLDRELGTDELVTAAQGCDAIIAYRQTPAPRALFAGLPALAAFLRCAVDIRTVDVEAASACGVLVTQASPGFAPAVAEWVIGAMIELGRGIGRYADDYRRGEPPAPRMGRELRGSTLGVIGYGQIARHLAPVATALGMRVIVSDPYVRVDAPSLEQVECAALLRDADFVVCLAPATPATANLIDAAAFAAMKPGACFINASRGELVDEQALADALDSGRLAGCALDVGRAADQMPTPALAAHPRVIATPHIGGLTLPAVEHQARETVDQLAALLAGRVPAGAVNAAHATRLARWRPAKAAAAPGTR; this is encoded by the coding sequence ATGACACGCGTTTTCGTTACGCATCCGTCCGGGATGCTCGACCACTACTTCGGGGCGACGGCGCTGCGTGGGCTGCAGGCGATCGCCGACGTCACCTGCAACCCGCTCGATCGCGAACTCGGCACGGACGAACTGGTCACTGCCGCGCAGGGGTGCGACGCGATAATCGCGTACCGGCAGACGCCCGCGCCGCGCGCGCTGTTCGCCGGGTTGCCCGCGCTCGCTGCGTTCCTGCGTTGCGCGGTCGACATACGCACCGTCGACGTCGAAGCGGCGAGCGCGTGCGGCGTGCTCGTCACGCAGGCCAGCCCCGGCTTCGCGCCGGCAGTGGCCGAGTGGGTGATCGGCGCAATGATCGAACTCGGGCGCGGCATCGGCCGCTATGCCGACGACTATCGCCGGGGCGAACCGCCGGCGCCGCGGATGGGGCGCGAGTTGCGAGGCAGCACGCTCGGCGTGATCGGCTACGGACAGATCGCGCGTCATCTCGCGCCGGTCGCGACGGCGCTCGGGATGCGCGTGATCGTCAGCGATCCGTACGTGCGCGTCGATGCTCCGTCGCTCGAACAGGTCGAATGTGCGGCACTGCTGCGCGACGCGGATTTCGTCGTATGTCTCGCGCCGGCAACGCCGGCCACCGCGAATCTGATCGACGCGGCGGCATTCGCGGCGATGAAGCCCGGAGCCTGTTTCATCAATGCGTCGCGCGGCGAGCTCGTCGACGAACAGGCGTTGGCCGATGCGCTCGACAGCGGCCGGCTGGCCGGTTGCGCGCTTGACGTCGGCCGTGCCGCGGACCAGATGCCGACGCCCGCGCTCGCCGCGCATCCTCGGGTGATCGCGACCCCGCATATCGGCGGGCTGACGCTGCCGGCGGTCGAGCATCAGGCGCGGGAGACGGTTGACCAGCTCGCCGCGTTGCTGGCCGGAAGGGTGCCCGCGGGCGCCGTCAACGCGGCGCACGCGACGCGGCTCGCGCGCTGGCGCCCGGCGAAGGCGGCCGCTGCGCCGGGCACACGATGA
- a CDS encoding LacI family DNA-binding transcriptional regulator, whose product MSTIQDVARHAAVSVSTVSNVLNGRTDQMKPETLDRVKAAMDALQYRPSTLARQLKTGQTPLVGLLVPSMANPMYGYIAREVETCAQEQYGHRVLIGNTYRDASKEASFFDDLFAHGVRRVIVISSLADESHLERAAERGMTVVSYDRRATPGEPSKVDHVTADNEAAARLATRCLVEAGHTRLAFATVAGITVSRSDKIRGFLAAARDADLDGHAQVLDGGPANEYGDAVIVDVGRALGVALAADPARPTGIVAVNDLFALGLMAGLRDGGLRVPDDVSVIGMDGHFLSAISYPALTTVQLPVTEMAEEMVRRVMRPDGDGPSAPEQRVFTGVTLVERASVAPPPRAADWRGGAA is encoded by the coding sequence ATGAGTACGATTCAGGATGTGGCCCGTCACGCGGCCGTCTCGGTCAGCACGGTTTCGAACGTGCTCAACGGCCGCACGGACCAGATGAAGCCGGAAACGCTCGATCGCGTGAAGGCCGCGATGGATGCGCTGCAATATCGGCCGAGCACGCTCGCGCGCCAGCTCAAGACAGGGCAGACGCCGCTCGTCGGGTTGCTGGTGCCCTCGATGGCGAACCCGATGTACGGTTACATCGCGCGCGAGGTCGAGACCTGCGCGCAGGAGCAGTACGGCCATCGCGTGCTGATCGGCAACACGTATCGCGATGCGAGCAAGGAGGCGTCGTTCTTCGACGACCTGTTCGCGCACGGGGTGCGGCGCGTGATCGTGATCTCGTCGCTCGCCGACGAAAGCCACCTGGAGCGCGCGGCCGAACGCGGGATGACGGTCGTGAGCTACGACCGGCGCGCGACGCCTGGCGAGCCGTCGAAGGTCGATCACGTGACGGCCGACAACGAGGCCGCCGCGCGGCTCGCCACGCGCTGCCTCGTCGAAGCCGGCCACACGCGGCTCGCATTCGCGACGGTCGCCGGCATCACCGTGAGCCGCAGCGACAAGATTCGCGGTTTTCTCGCCGCCGCGCGTGACGCGGACCTCGACGGGCATGCGCAGGTGCTCGACGGCGGCCCCGCAAACGAATACGGCGACGCGGTGATCGTTGACGTCGGGCGCGCGCTCGGTGTTGCGCTCGCGGCCGATCCGGCGCGGCCGACCGGCATCGTCGCGGTCAACGACCTGTTCGCGTTGGGCCTGATGGCCGGGTTGCGCGACGGCGGGCTGCGGGTGCCGGACGATGTGTCGGTCATCGGGATGGACGGCCATTTCCTGTCGGCGATCTCGTATCCGGCGCTGACCACGGTGCAACTGCCCGTGACCGAAATGGCCGAGGAGATGGTGCGGCGCGTGATGCGGCCGGACGGCGATGGGCCGTCTGCGCCGGAACAACGTGTGTTTACCGGCGTGACGCTCGTGGAGCGCGCGTCGGTCGCGCCGCCGCCGCGTGCGGCCGACTGGCGCGGAGGGGCGGCATGA
- a CDS encoding TRAP transporter large permease subunit gives MDAWSVSSAAPGAGRPAHRMSRVLEGAIRGIEYLSAAVLAVDVLVVFASVVFRYFLHDPVDWAEEVASALMIVLVFFGAATVLGRSQHVGIDLFRGWLPARWQGALVQTAHWIVAAVSLNLFASSCQLLADSYDQLTPGGLPGWINVYPMMFGTLFMAVFALVNALNAPRRRVIGTLACCAALAAVVYGWNALLPAHVIAPGALLAAGFVVGLVLGVPIGFVLAFSALLYFLADPTLPLLVYSQQIMAGADHFVLLAVPFFVLAGLLMESNGMSVRLVELLLRIFGRVRGGLGLIVILATVCFSGVSGSKLADIAAVGGVVMPAVRRARQDPDETAALLACSAVMAETIPPCVNMIIMGFVANISIAGLFVAGIVPAAVLAASLAAVAVITGRKIDVTAVFTERRAWLPLAGGALVALVMVAMIGKGVTSGIATSTEVSAFAVVYALVVGWVAFRELSWRAVGRVFVRAASMASGILFIVAAASSVSFALSIEQIPALVSGTMTAFAHQYGATMFLLLSALVMVVFGAVLEGAPALIIFGPLLAPIALRLGIHPLHFGTVVVVAMGLGLFAPPVGLGLFTTCAITGTEVRRVARPMVKYLLVLVVALVALILAPAFSLWLPARFGL, from the coding sequence ATGGATGCCTGGTCCGTTTCGAGTGCCGCACCCGGCGCTGGCCGCCCCGCGCATCGCATGTCGCGCGTGCTGGAAGGGGCGATACGCGGGATCGAATACCTGTCGGCGGCGGTGCTTGCCGTCGACGTGCTCGTCGTGTTCGCATCGGTCGTCTTCCGATACTTCCTGCACGACCCGGTCGATTGGGCCGAGGAGGTCGCGAGCGCGCTGATGATCGTACTGGTGTTCTTCGGCGCGGCGACGGTACTGGGGCGCAGCCAGCACGTCGGCATCGACCTGTTCCGCGGCTGGCTGCCGGCACGGTGGCAGGGCGCGCTCGTGCAGACCGCTCACTGGATCGTCGCGGCCGTGTCGCTGAACCTGTTCGCGTCGTCGTGCCAGCTGCTCGCCGATTCGTACGACCAGCTGACGCCGGGTGGCCTGCCGGGCTGGATCAACGTGTACCCGATGATGTTCGGCACGCTGTTCATGGCCGTGTTCGCGCTCGTGAACGCGCTGAATGCGCCGCGCCGCCGCGTGATCGGCACGCTCGCGTGCTGCGCGGCGCTCGCGGCCGTCGTGTACGGATGGAACGCACTGTTGCCCGCGCATGTGATCGCGCCGGGCGCGCTGCTGGCTGCGGGCTTCGTCGTCGGCCTCGTGCTGGGCGTGCCGATCGGCTTCGTGCTGGCGTTCTCGGCGCTGCTTTACTTCCTGGCCGATCCGACGTTGCCGCTGCTCGTCTACTCGCAGCAGATCATGGCCGGCGCCGATCATTTCGTGCTGCTCGCTGTGCCGTTCTTCGTGCTGGCCGGGCTGCTGATGGAATCGAACGGGATGTCCGTGCGGCTCGTCGAGCTGCTGTTGCGGATCTTCGGGCGCGTGCGTGGCGGCCTCGGGCTGATCGTGATCCTCGCAACGGTCTGTTTTTCCGGCGTATCGGGATCGAAGCTGGCGGATATCGCGGCGGTTGGCGGCGTCGTGATGCCGGCCGTGCGCCGTGCGCGTCAGGATCCCGACGAAACGGCGGCGCTGCTCGCATGCAGCGCGGTGATGGCCGAGACGATCCCGCCATGCGTGAACATGATCATCATGGGCTTCGTCGCGAACATCTCGATCGCGGGGCTGTTCGTCGCGGGCATCGTGCCGGCCGCGGTGCTGGCCGCGTCGCTCGCGGCGGTCGCCGTGATCACCGGGCGCAAGATCGACGTGACGGCGGTGTTCACGGAGCGCCGCGCGTGGTTGCCGCTCGCGGGCGGCGCGCTCGTCGCGCTCGTGATGGTCGCGATGATCGGCAAAGGCGTGACGTCGGGCATCGCGACGTCGACGGAAGTGTCCGCGTTCGCGGTGGTCTATGCGCTCGTCGTGGGCTGGGTCGCGTTTCGCGAGTTGAGCTGGCGTGCCGTCGGCCGCGTGTTCGTGCGTGCCGCGTCGATGGCGAGCGGTATCCTGTTCATCGTCGCCGCGGCGTCGAGCGTGTCGTTCGCGCTGTCGATCGAGCAGATTCCGGCGCTCGTCTCGGGCACAATGACGGCGTTCGCCCATCAGTACGGCGCGACGATGTTCCTGCTGCTGTCCGCGCTGGTCATGGTCGTGTTCGGTGCGGTGCTCGAAGGCGCGCCCGCGCTGATCATCTTCGGGCCGCTGCTCGCGCCGATCGCGCTGAGGCTCGGTATCCACCCGCTGCATTTCGGCACGGTCGTGGTGGTCGCGATGGGGCTCGGGCTGTTCGCGCCGCCGGTCGGCCTCGGGCTGTTCACGACGTGCGCGATCACCGGCACCGAGGTGCGGCGCGTCGCGCGGCCGATGGTGAAATATCTGCTGGTGCTGGTCGTCGCGCTCGTCGCGCTGATTCTCGCACCGGCGTTTTCGTTGTGGCTGCCGGCCCGTTTCGGCCTGTAG
- a CDS encoding TRAP transporter substrate-binding protein — MNTLTRRRFLQTASVATLAAAGGFPAIVRAQPAVTLRCSSSMPADQNAAHYVWYERLAANLKASVGDAIRVDYFPNSQLGKESDVAQQVKIGAIDMMIAGSSIWATVAPELGMLDLGYLFDSYAHVAKVLDGPVGTSLNALLQKRAGCSVLTWGSHFGGRCVFTKKPVLALSGLKGTKLRVLPTPAFMDTFKAMGAVPTPIPFGELYMAVQTGVVDGLEHDPATVLASKFDEVVKSCWQSNHVFAAMTVVMGRRALDRIPANLRPAFDRAVADATAQQRAIAAQKADQAEQALKQHGMTFHPMAAGERAAIRQTMHDQLYAAFARQYPATAPLFPAIAAARG, encoded by the coding sequence ATGAACACCCTTACCCGGCGGCGCTTTCTGCAAACCGCGTCCGTCGCGACGCTCGCCGCCGCGGGCGGATTTCCGGCGATCGTGCGCGCACAGCCGGCCGTGACGCTGCGCTGCTCGTCGTCGATGCCGGCCGACCAGAACGCCGCGCATTACGTGTGGTACGAACGGCTCGCGGCGAACCTGAAGGCGAGCGTCGGCGACGCGATCCGGGTCGACTACTTCCCGAACAGCCAGCTCGGCAAGGAGAGCGACGTCGCGCAGCAGGTCAAGATCGGCGCGATCGACATGATGATCGCGGGCTCGTCGATCTGGGCGACGGTCGCACCGGAGCTCGGGATGCTCGATCTCGGCTACTTGTTCGACAGTTATGCGCACGTCGCGAAGGTGCTCGACGGTCCAGTCGGGACGAGCCTGAACGCGCTGCTGCAGAAGCGCGCGGGCTGTTCGGTGCTGACCTGGGGTTCGCATTTCGGCGGGCGCTGCGTGTTCACCAAGAAGCCGGTGCTCGCGCTGTCGGGGCTGAAGGGCACGAAGTTGCGCGTGCTGCCGACGCCGGCATTCATGGATACCTTCAAGGCGATGGGCGCAGTGCCGACGCCGATTCCGTTCGGCGAGTTGTACATGGCCGTGCAGACGGGCGTCGTCGACGGCCTCGAGCACGATCCGGCCACGGTGCTTGCCAGCAAGTTCGACGAGGTCGTGAAGTCGTGCTGGCAGTCGAACCATGTGTTCGCGGCGATGACGGTCGTGATGGGGCGGCGCGCACTCGACCGGATTCCCGCGAACCTGCGTCCCGCATTCGACCGCGCGGTGGCCGACGCGACCGCGCAGCAGCGCGCGATCGCCGCGCAGAAGGCCGATCAGGCCGAGCAGGCGCTGAAGCAGCACGGGATGACGTTCCATCCGATGGCGGCGGGCGAGCGCGCGGCGATCCGGCAGACGATGCACGACCAGCTCTACGCGGCGTTCGCGAGGCAATATCCGGCGACCGCGCCGCTGTTTCCGGCGATTGCCGCCGCGCGGGGCTGA